A genomic segment from Drosophila miranda strain MSH22 chromosome 3, D.miranda_PacBio2.1, whole genome shotgun sequence encodes:
- the LOC108158353 gene encoding phosphatidylinositol 4-phosphate 5-kinase type-1 alpha isoform X6: MASGDGDTINTIDMDSSSTSQAKPVDPSNASNDHVGNSSPELGNRPLRTVNNNNKADKERKIGHRRVGEGGEITYKKIQTSQIMGSIQLGIQHTVGSLASKPKRDLLMMDFWEIESITFPPEGSSLTPAHHYSEFRYKIYAPIAFRYFRDLFGIQPDDFMMSMCTSPLRELSNPGASGSIFYLTNDDEFIIKTVQHKEGEFLQKLLPGYYMNLNQNPRTLLPKFFGLYCLQTSNAKNIRLVVMNNLLPSSVRMHLKYDLKGSTFKRKANKAERSKKSPTYKDLDFMEQHPNGIFLEAETYSALIKTIQRDCTVLESFKIMDYSLLLGVHNLDVALKEKLSETRKPLRAPLAEDSDVDVDDPLDGQEADGKDRDAATGISRNNVAYRSVNRQRLVAHSTAMESIQAESEPIDDEEDVPPGGIPARSEKGERLLLYIGIIDILQSYRLKKKLEHTFKSIIHDGETVSVCRPSFYAQRFQNFMAKTVFRKIPSLDLPEIKGNHRKFRTLVTSYIACLSMSPLKHSPSKRKSLSKAIQRSIDSDNEASSRPMHASHSHSSGKIHQPAKLPTTEPTPGSASVASGAASAGPSSAASGSGIGERERERMPPPVKQRTPGGGSNLKARVPPPVPPRGSPRRRDGQDRSTPGTTPSCSSTPPPAFDDISEDSSNKNSTSSMGRRSHHNHHHHHHHQQSQQQAYYQQQAQYLDRKMNIGPAYRGSYKEDIVSVSEVHLDTLLAVDTSSSSQYGSRGGLAWTPPASGEGSTPTWTEGTPSFTDSSSSGDLDQLT; encoded by the exons ATGGCTTCTGGCGATGGCGACACCATCAACACCATCGACATGGACAGCTCCTCCACATCGCAGGCAAAGCCAGTGGATCCTAGCAATG CCTCCAACGACCATGTGGGTAACTCATCGCCCGAG TTGGGCAATCGACCCTTGCGCAcggtcaacaacaacaacaaggcGGACAAGGAGCGAAAGATTGGGCACAGACGTGTTGGCGAGGGCGGCGAGATTACGTACAAGAAGATACAGACATCGCAGATTATGGGCTCCATACAACTTGGCATCCAACACACC GTCGGCAGCCTGGCATCGAAGCCCAAGCGGGATCTACTAATGATGGACTTCTGGGAGATCGAGAGCATCACATTTCCGCCAGAGGGTTCCAGCCTTACACCTGCCCACCACTACAGTGAATTTCGATATAAGATCTACGCCCCCATAGCTTTCCGTTACTTTCGCGATCTGTTTGGCATCCAACCAGACGACTTCATG ATGTCCATGTGCACTTCTCCGCTGCGAGAACTGTCGAATCCTGGTGCTTCCGGCTCTATATTCTACCTGACGAACGACGACGAGTTCATCATCAAGACGGTGCAACACAAGGAGGGTGAATTCCTACAGAAACTACTGCCTGG TTACTATATGAATCTCAATCAAAATCCGCGCACGCTTTTGCCAAAGTTCTTCGGACTATACTGCCTTCAGACGAGCAATGCCAAAAACATACGCCTGGTGgttatgaacaatctgctgcCCTCGTCGGTGAGGATGCACCTGAAGTATGACCTGAAGGGATCGACGTTCAAGCGCAAGGCGAACAAGGCGGAGCGGTCCAAGAAGTCGCCCACCTACAAGGACCTCGACTTCATGGAGCAGCACCCCAATGGGATTTTTCTAGAGGCCGAGACCTATTCGGCGTTGATCAAGACCATTCAGCGGGACTGCACGGTTCTGGAGTCGTTCAAGATCATGGACTATTCGCTGCTCCTGGGCGTGCACAATCTGGATGTGGCGCTGAAAGAGAAACTGAGCGAAACCAGGAAGCCCCTTAGGGCACCGCTGGCCGAGGACTCTGACGTGGATGTGGACGATCCGCTGGACGGCCAGGAGGCGGATGGCAAGGATCGTGACGCTGCCACGGGCATCAGTCGGAACAA TGTGGCATACAGATCGGTTAATCGGCAGCGTCTGGTGGCGCATTCCACGGCCATGGAGAGCATTCAGGCGGAGAGCGAACCCATCGACGACGAGGAGGATGTTCC GCCTGGTGGCATACCGGCGCGCAGCGAAAAGGGCGAGCGTCTCCTGCTCTACATCGGAATCATCGACATTCTGCAATCCTACAGGCTGAAGAAGAAGCTGGAGCACACATTCAAAAGCATCATACATGATGGG GAAACCGTCTCGGTCTGCCGGCCCTCATTCTATGCTCAAAGATTTCAAAACTTCATGGCTAAGACCGTGTTCCGAAAGATACCCTCCC TGGATCTCCCCGAGATCAAGGGAAATCACAGAAAATTTCGTACCTTGGTAACCAGTTATATAG CATGTCTCTCAATGTCAC CGCTTAAGCATTCGCCCTCGAAGAGAAAAAGCCTCTCCAAGGCCATACAGCGCTCCATTGACAGCGACAACGAGGCTTCCAGCAGGC CAATGCATGCCTCGCACTCCCACAGCAGTGGCAAGATCCACCAGCCGGCTAAGCTGCCCACCACAGAGCCCACGCCCGGCAGCGCTTCAGTGGCATCCGGAGCAGCTAGTGCCGGGCCATCATCAGCGGCCAGTGGGAGTGGGATTGGTGAGCGTGAGCGTGAGAGGATGCCACCGCCCGTCAAACAGCGGACTCCAGGGGGTGGCAGCAATCTGAAGGCTCGGGTACCACCGCCAGTGCCCCCACGAGGATCTCCTCGTCGCCGGGATGGACAGGACCGCTCGACGCCAG GCACAACTCCATCCTGCAGTTCGACTCCTCCCCCTGCCTTCGACGACATCTCCGAGGACAGCTCGAACAAGAACAGCACATCATCGATGGGGCGCAGGTCTCACCACAACcaccaccatcaccatcatcatcagcagtcCCAGCAGCAGGCGTACTACCAGCAGCAGGCCCAGTACTTGGACCGCAAAATGAACATCGGACCCGCCTATCGAGGCTCCTACAAGGAGGATATTGTGAG CGTCTCTGAGGTGCATCTGGATACACTGCTGGCGGTGGACACATCCTCGAGCAGCCAGTATGGGTCTCGCGGCGGACTGGCCTGGACGCCGCCGGCATCAGGTGAGGGCTCCACTCCCACATGGACAGAGGGCACACCCAGTTTTACGGACTCCAGTTCGAGTGGTGATCTCG ATCAACTAACATAG
- the LOC108158353 gene encoding phosphatidylinositol 4-phosphate 5-kinase type-1 alpha isoform X8, translating into MASGDGDTINTIDMDSSSTSQAKPVDPSNASNDHVGNSSPELGNRPLRTVNNNNKADKERKIGHRRVGEGGEITYKKIQTSQIMGSIQLGIQHTVGSLASKPKRDLLMMDFWEIESITFPPEGSSLTPAHHYSEFRYKIYAPIAFRYFRDLFGIQPDDFMMSMCTSPLRELSNPGASGSIFYLTNDDEFIIKTVQHKEGEFLQKLLPGYYMNLNQNPRTLLPKFFGLYCLQTSNAKNIRLVVMNNLLPSSVRMHLKYDLKGSTFKRKANKAERSKKSPTYKDLDFMEQHPNGIFLEAETYSALIKTIQRDCTVLESFKIMDYSLLLGVHNLDVALKEKLSETRKPLRAPLAEDSDVDVDDPLDGQEADGKDRDAATGISRNNVAYRSVNRQRLVAHSTAMESIQAESEPIDDEEDVPPGGIPARSEKGERLLLYIGIIDILQSYRLKKKLEHTFKSIIHDGETVSVCRPSFYAQRFQNFMAKTVFRKIPSLDLPEIKGNHRKFRTLVTSYIACLSMSPLKHSPSKRKSLSKAIQRSIDSDNEASSRPMHASHSHSSGKIHQPAKLPTTEPTPGSASVASGAASAGPSSAASGSGIGERERERMPPPVKQRTPGGGSNLKARVPPPVPPRGSPRRRDGQDRSTPGTTPSCSSTPPPAFDDISEDSSNKNSTSSMGRRSHHNHHHHHHHQQSQQQAYYQQQAQYLDRKMNIGPAYRGSYKEDIVSVSEVHLDTLLAVDTSSSSQYGSRGGLAWTPPASDQLT; encoded by the exons ATGGCTTCTGGCGATGGCGACACCATCAACACCATCGACATGGACAGCTCCTCCACATCGCAGGCAAAGCCAGTGGATCCTAGCAATG CCTCCAACGACCATGTGGGTAACTCATCGCCCGAG TTGGGCAATCGACCCTTGCGCAcggtcaacaacaacaacaaggcGGACAAGGAGCGAAAGATTGGGCACAGACGTGTTGGCGAGGGCGGCGAGATTACGTACAAGAAGATACAGACATCGCAGATTATGGGCTCCATACAACTTGGCATCCAACACACC GTCGGCAGCCTGGCATCGAAGCCCAAGCGGGATCTACTAATGATGGACTTCTGGGAGATCGAGAGCATCACATTTCCGCCAGAGGGTTCCAGCCTTACACCTGCCCACCACTACAGTGAATTTCGATATAAGATCTACGCCCCCATAGCTTTCCGTTACTTTCGCGATCTGTTTGGCATCCAACCAGACGACTTCATG ATGTCCATGTGCACTTCTCCGCTGCGAGAACTGTCGAATCCTGGTGCTTCCGGCTCTATATTCTACCTGACGAACGACGACGAGTTCATCATCAAGACGGTGCAACACAAGGAGGGTGAATTCCTACAGAAACTACTGCCTGG TTACTATATGAATCTCAATCAAAATCCGCGCACGCTTTTGCCAAAGTTCTTCGGACTATACTGCCTTCAGACGAGCAATGCCAAAAACATACGCCTGGTGgttatgaacaatctgctgcCCTCGTCGGTGAGGATGCACCTGAAGTATGACCTGAAGGGATCGACGTTCAAGCGCAAGGCGAACAAGGCGGAGCGGTCCAAGAAGTCGCCCACCTACAAGGACCTCGACTTCATGGAGCAGCACCCCAATGGGATTTTTCTAGAGGCCGAGACCTATTCGGCGTTGATCAAGACCATTCAGCGGGACTGCACGGTTCTGGAGTCGTTCAAGATCATGGACTATTCGCTGCTCCTGGGCGTGCACAATCTGGATGTGGCGCTGAAAGAGAAACTGAGCGAAACCAGGAAGCCCCTTAGGGCACCGCTGGCCGAGGACTCTGACGTGGATGTGGACGATCCGCTGGACGGCCAGGAGGCGGATGGCAAGGATCGTGACGCTGCCACGGGCATCAGTCGGAACAA TGTGGCATACAGATCGGTTAATCGGCAGCGTCTGGTGGCGCATTCCACGGCCATGGAGAGCATTCAGGCGGAGAGCGAACCCATCGACGACGAGGAGGATGTTCC GCCTGGTGGCATACCGGCGCGCAGCGAAAAGGGCGAGCGTCTCCTGCTCTACATCGGAATCATCGACATTCTGCAATCCTACAGGCTGAAGAAGAAGCTGGAGCACACATTCAAAAGCATCATACATGATGGG GAAACCGTCTCGGTCTGCCGGCCCTCATTCTATGCTCAAAGATTTCAAAACTTCATGGCTAAGACCGTGTTCCGAAAGATACCCTCCC TGGATCTCCCCGAGATCAAGGGAAATCACAGAAAATTTCGTACCTTGGTAACCAGTTATATAG CATGTCTCTCAATGTCAC CGCTTAAGCATTCGCCCTCGAAGAGAAAAAGCCTCTCCAAGGCCATACAGCGCTCCATTGACAGCGACAACGAGGCTTCCAGCAGGC CAATGCATGCCTCGCACTCCCACAGCAGTGGCAAGATCCACCAGCCGGCTAAGCTGCCCACCACAGAGCCCACGCCCGGCAGCGCTTCAGTGGCATCCGGAGCAGCTAGTGCCGGGCCATCATCAGCGGCCAGTGGGAGTGGGATTGGTGAGCGTGAGCGTGAGAGGATGCCACCGCCCGTCAAACAGCGGACTCCAGGGGGTGGCAGCAATCTGAAGGCTCGGGTACCACCGCCAGTGCCCCCACGAGGATCTCCTCGTCGCCGGGATGGACAGGACCGCTCGACGCCAG GCACAACTCCATCCTGCAGTTCGACTCCTCCCCCTGCCTTCGACGACATCTCCGAGGACAGCTCGAACAAGAACAGCACATCATCGATGGGGCGCAGGTCTCACCACAACcaccaccatcaccatcatcatcagcagtcCCAGCAGCAGGCGTACTACCAGCAGCAGGCCCAGTACTTGGACCGCAAAATGAACATCGGACCCGCCTATCGAGGCTCCTACAAGGAGGATATTGTGAG CGTCTCTGAGGTGCATCTGGATACACTGCTGGCGGTGGACACATCCTCGAGCAGCCAGTATGGGTCTCGCGGCGGACTGGCCTGGACGCCGCCGGCATCAG ATCAACTAACATAG
- the LOC108158353 gene encoding phosphatidylinositol 4-phosphate 5-kinase type-1 alpha isoform X4, whose amino-acid sequence MASGDGDTINTIDMDSSSTSQAKPVDPSNASNDHVGNSSPELGNRPLRTVNNNNKADKERKIGHRRVGEGGEITYKKIQTSQIMGSIQLGIQHTVGSLASKPKRDLLMMDFWEIESITFPPEGSSLTPAHHYSEFRYKIYAPIAFRYFRDLFGIQPDDFMMSMCTSPLRELSNPGASGSIFYLTNDDEFIIKTVQHKEGEFLQKLLPGYYMNLNQNPRTLLPKFFGLYCLQTSNAKNIRLVVMNNLLPSSVRMHLKYDLKGSTFKRKANKAERSKKSPTYKDLDFMEQHPNGIFLEAETYSALIKTIQRDCTVLESFKIMDYSLLLGVHNLDVALKEKLSETRKPLRAPLAEDSDVDVDDPLDGQEADGKDRDAATGISRNKSVNRQRLVAHSTAMESIQAESEPIDDEEDVPPGGIPARSEKGERLLLYIGIIDILQSYRLKKKLEHTFKSIIHDGETVSVCRPSFYAQRFQNFMAKTVFRKIPSLDLPEIKGNHRKFRTLVTSYIALKHSPSKRKSLSKAIQRSIDSDNEASSRPMHASHSHSSGKIHQPAKLPTTEPTPGSASVASGAASAGPSSAASGSGIGERERERMPPPVKQRTPGGGSNLKARVPPPVPPRGSPRRRDGQDRSTPGTTPSCSSTPPPAFDDISEDSSNKNSTSSMGRRSHHNHHHHHHHQQSQQQAYYQQQAQYLDRKMNIGPAYRGSYKEDIVSVSEVHLDTLLAVDTSSSSQYGSRGGLAWTPPASGEGSTPTWTEGTPSFTDSSSSGDLDNFSPINSSKIDRHKPTVEDAINSLSSGMIN is encoded by the exons ATGGCTTCTGGCGATGGCGACACCATCAACACCATCGACATGGACAGCTCCTCCACATCGCAGGCAAAGCCAGTGGATCCTAGCAATG CCTCCAACGACCATGTGGGTAACTCATCGCCCGAG TTGGGCAATCGACCCTTGCGCAcggtcaacaacaacaacaaggcGGACAAGGAGCGAAAGATTGGGCACAGACGTGTTGGCGAGGGCGGCGAGATTACGTACAAGAAGATACAGACATCGCAGATTATGGGCTCCATACAACTTGGCATCCAACACACC GTCGGCAGCCTGGCATCGAAGCCCAAGCGGGATCTACTAATGATGGACTTCTGGGAGATCGAGAGCATCACATTTCCGCCAGAGGGTTCCAGCCTTACACCTGCCCACCACTACAGTGAATTTCGATATAAGATCTACGCCCCCATAGCTTTCCGTTACTTTCGCGATCTGTTTGGCATCCAACCAGACGACTTCATG ATGTCCATGTGCACTTCTCCGCTGCGAGAACTGTCGAATCCTGGTGCTTCCGGCTCTATATTCTACCTGACGAACGACGACGAGTTCATCATCAAGACGGTGCAACACAAGGAGGGTGAATTCCTACAGAAACTACTGCCTGG TTACTATATGAATCTCAATCAAAATCCGCGCACGCTTTTGCCAAAGTTCTTCGGACTATACTGCCTTCAGACGAGCAATGCCAAAAACATACGCCTGGTGgttatgaacaatctgctgcCCTCGTCGGTGAGGATGCACCTGAAGTATGACCTGAAGGGATCGACGTTCAAGCGCAAGGCGAACAAGGCGGAGCGGTCCAAGAAGTCGCCCACCTACAAGGACCTCGACTTCATGGAGCAGCACCCCAATGGGATTTTTCTAGAGGCCGAGACCTATTCGGCGTTGATCAAGACCATTCAGCGGGACTGCACGGTTCTGGAGTCGTTCAAGATCATGGACTATTCGCTGCTCCTGGGCGTGCACAATCTGGATGTGGCGCTGAAAGAGAAACTGAGCGAAACCAGGAAGCCCCTTAGGGCACCGCTGGCCGAGGACTCTGACGTGGATGTGGACGATCCGCTGGACGGCCAGGAGGCGGATGGCAAGGATCGTGACGCTGCCACGGGCATCAGTCGGAACAA ATCGGTTAATCGGCAGCGTCTGGTGGCGCATTCCACGGCCATGGAGAGCATTCAGGCGGAGAGCGAACCCATCGACGACGAGGAGGATGTTCC GCCTGGTGGCATACCGGCGCGCAGCGAAAAGGGCGAGCGTCTCCTGCTCTACATCGGAATCATCGACATTCTGCAATCCTACAGGCTGAAGAAGAAGCTGGAGCACACATTCAAAAGCATCATACATGATGGG GAAACCGTCTCGGTCTGCCGGCCCTCATTCTATGCTCAAAGATTTCAAAACTTCATGGCTAAGACCGTGTTCCGAAAGATACCCTCCC TGGATCTCCCCGAGATCAAGGGAAATCACAGAAAATTTCGTACCTTGGTAACCAGTTATATAG CGCTTAAGCATTCGCCCTCGAAGAGAAAAAGCCTCTCCAAGGCCATACAGCGCTCCATTGACAGCGACAACGAGGCTTCCAGCAGGC CAATGCATGCCTCGCACTCCCACAGCAGTGGCAAGATCCACCAGCCGGCTAAGCTGCCCACCACAGAGCCCACGCCCGGCAGCGCTTCAGTGGCATCCGGAGCAGCTAGTGCCGGGCCATCATCAGCGGCCAGTGGGAGTGGGATTGGTGAGCGTGAGCGTGAGAGGATGCCACCGCCCGTCAAACAGCGGACTCCAGGGGGTGGCAGCAATCTGAAGGCTCGGGTACCACCGCCAGTGCCCCCACGAGGATCTCCTCGTCGCCGGGATGGACAGGACCGCTCGACGCCAG GCACAACTCCATCCTGCAGTTCGACTCCTCCCCCTGCCTTCGACGACATCTCCGAGGACAGCTCGAACAAGAACAGCACATCATCGATGGGGCGCAGGTCTCACCACAACcaccaccatcaccatcatcatcagcagtcCCAGCAGCAGGCGTACTACCAGCAGCAGGCCCAGTACTTGGACCGCAAAATGAACATCGGACCCGCCTATCGAGGCTCCTACAAGGAGGATATTGTGAG CGTCTCTGAGGTGCATCTGGATACACTGCTGGCGGTGGACACATCCTCGAGCAGCCAGTATGGGTCTCGCGGCGGACTGGCCTGGACGCCGCCGGCATCAGGTGAGGGCTCCACTCCCACATGGACAGAGGGCACACCCAGTTTTACGGACTCCAGTTCGAGTGGTGATCTCG ACAACTTCTCGCCCATAAACTCATCTAAAATCGATCGTCACAAGCCGACCGTGGAAGATGCCATCAACTCTCTGTCCTCGGGAATG ATCAACTAA
- the LOC108158353 gene encoding phosphatidylinositol 4-phosphate 5-kinase type-1 alpha isoform X2 codes for MASGDGDTINTIDMDSSSTSQAKPVDPSNASNDHVGNSSPELGNRPLRTVNNNNKADKERKIGHRRVGEGGEITYKKIQTSQIMGSIQLGIQHTVGSLASKPKRDLLMMDFWEIESITFPPEGSSLTPAHHYSEFRYKIYAPIAFRYFRDLFGIQPDDFMMSMCTSPLRELSNPGASGSIFYLTNDDEFIIKTVQHKEGEFLQKLLPGYYMNLNQNPRTLLPKFFGLYCLQTSNAKNIRLVVMNNLLPSSVRMHLKYDLKGSTFKRKANKAERSKKSPTYKDLDFMEQHPNGIFLEAETYSALIKTIQRDCTVLESFKIMDYSLLLGVHNLDVALKEKLSETRKPLRAPLAEDSDVDVDDPLDGQEADGKDRDAATGISRNKSVNRQRLVAHSTAMESIQAESEPIDDEEDVPPGGIPARSEKGERLLLYIGIIDILQSYRLKKKLEHTFKSIIHDGETVSVCRPSFYAQRFQNFMAKTVFRKIPSLDLPEIKGNHRKFRTLVTSYIACLSMSPLKHSPSKRKSLSKAIQRSIDSDNEASSRPMHASHSHSSGKIHQPAKLPTTEPTPGSASVASGAASAGPSSAASGSGIGERERERMPPPVKQRTPGGGSNLKARVPPPVPPRGSPRRRDGQDRSTPGTTPSCSSTPPPAFDDISEDSSNKNSTSSMGRRSHHNHHHHHHHQQSQQQAYYQQQAQYLDRKMNIGPAYRGSYKEDIVSVSEVHLDTLLAVDTSSSSQYGSRGGLAWTPPASGEGSTPTWTEGTPSFTDSSSSGDLDNFSPINSSKIDRHKPTVEDAINSLSSGMIN; via the exons ATGGCTTCTGGCGATGGCGACACCATCAACACCATCGACATGGACAGCTCCTCCACATCGCAGGCAAAGCCAGTGGATCCTAGCAATG CCTCCAACGACCATGTGGGTAACTCATCGCCCGAG TTGGGCAATCGACCCTTGCGCAcggtcaacaacaacaacaaggcGGACAAGGAGCGAAAGATTGGGCACAGACGTGTTGGCGAGGGCGGCGAGATTACGTACAAGAAGATACAGACATCGCAGATTATGGGCTCCATACAACTTGGCATCCAACACACC GTCGGCAGCCTGGCATCGAAGCCCAAGCGGGATCTACTAATGATGGACTTCTGGGAGATCGAGAGCATCACATTTCCGCCAGAGGGTTCCAGCCTTACACCTGCCCACCACTACAGTGAATTTCGATATAAGATCTACGCCCCCATAGCTTTCCGTTACTTTCGCGATCTGTTTGGCATCCAACCAGACGACTTCATG ATGTCCATGTGCACTTCTCCGCTGCGAGAACTGTCGAATCCTGGTGCTTCCGGCTCTATATTCTACCTGACGAACGACGACGAGTTCATCATCAAGACGGTGCAACACAAGGAGGGTGAATTCCTACAGAAACTACTGCCTGG TTACTATATGAATCTCAATCAAAATCCGCGCACGCTTTTGCCAAAGTTCTTCGGACTATACTGCCTTCAGACGAGCAATGCCAAAAACATACGCCTGGTGgttatgaacaatctgctgcCCTCGTCGGTGAGGATGCACCTGAAGTATGACCTGAAGGGATCGACGTTCAAGCGCAAGGCGAACAAGGCGGAGCGGTCCAAGAAGTCGCCCACCTACAAGGACCTCGACTTCATGGAGCAGCACCCCAATGGGATTTTTCTAGAGGCCGAGACCTATTCGGCGTTGATCAAGACCATTCAGCGGGACTGCACGGTTCTGGAGTCGTTCAAGATCATGGACTATTCGCTGCTCCTGGGCGTGCACAATCTGGATGTGGCGCTGAAAGAGAAACTGAGCGAAACCAGGAAGCCCCTTAGGGCACCGCTGGCCGAGGACTCTGACGTGGATGTGGACGATCCGCTGGACGGCCAGGAGGCGGATGGCAAGGATCGTGACGCTGCCACGGGCATCAGTCGGAACAA ATCGGTTAATCGGCAGCGTCTGGTGGCGCATTCCACGGCCATGGAGAGCATTCAGGCGGAGAGCGAACCCATCGACGACGAGGAGGATGTTCC GCCTGGTGGCATACCGGCGCGCAGCGAAAAGGGCGAGCGTCTCCTGCTCTACATCGGAATCATCGACATTCTGCAATCCTACAGGCTGAAGAAGAAGCTGGAGCACACATTCAAAAGCATCATACATGATGGG GAAACCGTCTCGGTCTGCCGGCCCTCATTCTATGCTCAAAGATTTCAAAACTTCATGGCTAAGACCGTGTTCCGAAAGATACCCTCCC TGGATCTCCCCGAGATCAAGGGAAATCACAGAAAATTTCGTACCTTGGTAACCAGTTATATAG CATGTCTCTCAATGTCAC CGCTTAAGCATTCGCCCTCGAAGAGAAAAAGCCTCTCCAAGGCCATACAGCGCTCCATTGACAGCGACAACGAGGCTTCCAGCAGGC CAATGCATGCCTCGCACTCCCACAGCAGTGGCAAGATCCACCAGCCGGCTAAGCTGCCCACCACAGAGCCCACGCCCGGCAGCGCTTCAGTGGCATCCGGAGCAGCTAGTGCCGGGCCATCATCAGCGGCCAGTGGGAGTGGGATTGGTGAGCGTGAGCGTGAGAGGATGCCACCGCCCGTCAAACAGCGGACTCCAGGGGGTGGCAGCAATCTGAAGGCTCGGGTACCACCGCCAGTGCCCCCACGAGGATCTCCTCGTCGCCGGGATGGACAGGACCGCTCGACGCCAG GCACAACTCCATCCTGCAGTTCGACTCCTCCCCCTGCCTTCGACGACATCTCCGAGGACAGCTCGAACAAGAACAGCACATCATCGATGGGGCGCAGGTCTCACCACAACcaccaccatcaccatcatcatcagcagtcCCAGCAGCAGGCGTACTACCAGCAGCAGGCCCAGTACTTGGACCGCAAAATGAACATCGGACCCGCCTATCGAGGCTCCTACAAGGAGGATATTGTGAG CGTCTCTGAGGTGCATCTGGATACACTGCTGGCGGTGGACACATCCTCGAGCAGCCAGTATGGGTCTCGCGGCGGACTGGCCTGGACGCCGCCGGCATCAGGTGAGGGCTCCACTCCCACATGGACAGAGGGCACACCCAGTTTTACGGACTCCAGTTCGAGTGGTGATCTCG ACAACTTCTCGCCCATAAACTCATCTAAAATCGATCGTCACAAGCCGACCGTGGAAGATGCCATCAACTCTCTGTCCTCGGGAATG ATCAACTAA